The Lytechinus variegatus isolate NC3 chromosome 11, Lvar_3.0, whole genome shotgun sequence genome contains the following window.
TTCTTGGAGAATTACTGTGTGAAGATGCAATGGGTTCAGTTATGTTTTCCTATCAATAGTATCATGGCTTTTCGGAACAGACACCAACAAAATCATACCCCTTATTACAGGCATTTGGAAGGAAATCTGATaaagacacccccccccctccaggggaaaaattgaaaaaatctGGATTGTTTTTGGAAGATTGTAGTTCTACCCTTTAATCAAAGATACATCTATAAAAAGTGCCATGAACCCCCCccatttaaatgatttttttttatttcctgcaTGTAGCCCCTAAAATATGTAACAGTTGTGTAGTACAGATGACTACCCGAGGGCGGGGGCATTTTATGATAAATCAAATCAGTGATGCAAAAGACGGTTCTTGCAATGACCCTTTTGTGAAATGGGGCCTTATTCTCGGAAATTGTTAAAACGCTCCTACCTTTTATGCTATGTCTGTTTCACTTTGCAGGGGGCAGAACGATTGATGGCTTTGCGAAAGTGATGAGAGAAGAAATCATTAACAAACCCATAGACagcctcaaattggcaataccATCCGGTCTGTACACGCTTCAGAATAACCTTCTCTTCCTTGCTCTCTCCCATTTGGACGCAGCAACATACCAGGTATTTATAATGAcatcatttgcatgtcactgctATGGCAAGATGACCTTATGTCTCAtatcaaaagtcaatttttttttcaggagagagagaaaaaacataGCTGCCATAATCAAATACCAATTGGTATAGTCTTCCTGTCCTTTGGTGCCACTGTCACACTTAACGACATGGgcctgaagtcgggtttaacttaaactcaggtttaaagttgtggtttaagtatgggaagtcaaaagtatcaacattttttattaagttgtatgttttctatgtttactgtgctctttcctgattcattgatgatgaagacaataatatatttatacttcctaggcaataatgaatgatttgagagccaaatgagctcaagtatgatatctctactatttatgatttatgtaacaattggctatccatacttaaaccacaaatttaaacctaagtttaagttaaacctgctatcagaatacaggccatggACTCCAAACCGACCTATGATAatgccattgaaaaaaaatgtattatcacTGGGCCCCCGTCTTACGAAAAGTTGTGAATGatacaatcaatcacaactatggacggccagcaatgtcaacatctacaATGCACATTTGTTCAAactattttctagatatgatgtgtAATCATACATTCATctttctcttgaagattcagtgtgattctctttgcttactaaggagattgtgcaaatttcctgaagaaataattctggtatggatggatttccataaagttgaggttgattggatcaatcgtaactctttgtgagtAAGGGTCCTGATTTCAGTGTAGAGTTGGCTTCATTGGTATGACTGTAGTGTTATCAGTTATGGCAGGGAATGACTGAAGGGAGCCCACTGTATGGGTTACAGTATTTTTCATCGGGGGATATAGGATCTCTTAAATTCATGGGATGTTTTCTTTGGATTATCCAGACAAGGCCACGCCCCCtccaaaaatattcaaacaatcaaatgatttaatgaatggaaaaattgatgaataaatgaatgaatgaaataatgaatgaataaaagtattaatgaatgaaaaatcaatgaatatattaaaatatatatgaatgaacaaatgaatgaacTAATGAATaggcaaataaataaaatataaatttataaatgagtgaataatttttaaaagtagACAATGatatttatatgataaaatagaaaaagCTATCACTTTGAAATGTAGAGGCACTTCTCATCTAAGAGGAAGTATGTTGCCAACTTAAGCTTGATGGGTTGGGGCTCATGCCCCCTTTTCTCTGTTCTACCGTGCCACCCTTGATCCACCTGTTGGCAggcatgtatgtatgtaattGCAGATAAATCTTTTTTCTCTGTGAACCTATCCAAATAGGTGACCTATCAGTTAAAGATTCTGACAACGGCCATGTTTTCAGTGTTCATGTTGGGCAAGCAGCTTAATGCCTCAAAGTGGATCTCCCTCATCCTTCTAATGGCAGGGGTAGCTTTGGTCCAGGTAGGTAATCACCAAAGACCCTGTCGTATTGTTCCGTACAAGCCTTGCGTATGTGTGACTTGCTTTTGATAATTTTTGCTACTTGTAGGTCGTCCTCATTGATAGAATTGCACGTATCTCCCACGTGGTTGCCTTTAGGAGCGTATGCAAGTCTGATTTGCCTGCAGGGAAGTTTTGAACATCCTCAATGCTTTGTTTCTGGTGATTATTGATAACCTACCAACAAGACTTGCACTGGATGCTGCGACATGATGTTAAATAATATATTCCGCTAGCTGTCTCCTTTGTTGGCAGTTTCCATTAACTGGTGTTCATTGTGGGTTCTAGTCAACCCATTTTCTgcttaaaaaaacaattgtaGCTTTGTATACCTCAATGAAGATTTGGTGATTTGATCAAAAAAGTGCCTTCAAAGGGGAAGTtaaccctgacaaaaactttattgcaAAAATCGCAGAAATAAAGTTATTAgaactttaattatttgatttacgacgtcatatgcaagcagttTTTCTGCAtatcgaatggtaaaaaatcaattaagtgccattttctcagaaaattaaaaatggtttttattgtaaCTTCAGTACATTAATTAATACACAAATGATTTCACACCCGCAcctaaatagaaaataaagaataagtCTTCACTAACCATTaaacaatgaaatttttatatatatgcattttatgttacataacataaggggcagctgcttgttCTATGaggtcacaaatcaaaaacttgaaattttaataacttttttatttaattattattattatttgtttggcgtcacctgtgcctgggaggcgaaaagcgaatgaatatatatttgatggcttttcctcaaaccttcgccaatatttttttatgttatttttgcaataaaatttTCGTCacggtgaactttccctttaatctATTTATTGATCATGGAactgatttttacgattgatcatacacaataatcaatcgTGGAAGTCAACCACACGATCAATCGTTAATTTTATCTTACAACCCCACAGGATggggtttcacaaagatttaagtatgactcaGAGTAGCACTTAAATGCCggcgcgtacatgatatgcaacacgcGATGTAATTGATTGATATGCAGTAGTGCGGGTTCTCATAGCACGATCTGACCAGTACGGTCAAGCCTTTTATACCGcatgcaactaggcatttaattGCGACTTAAGTTGTACTTAAATCTTTGGGAAACACCCCCAGGCCATAATAACAATGACAACTTATCAGTGCTGAGAGGCTTCTGTTTTCATCAAACATCTTGTTTATGATTTTTGCAAAtatgttctgagccaatcaaatgcaaggatttcagtagcttataacataaGTCAGTGAAAATGGCCTGGTGCAATGAatgtgagggggggggtaggtggGTTGATGGTGAGGGCTGACACCTTAATCTCACAAACGGTGTCATTGTCAGATAGTGCAGCTCTTAGATTCAGATTTACGAGaataattaatttgatttttttttcttcattttaatcTACCCTTTTGGGTGTATTTACcctaatcattttctttttaatttaatttttatgtGAAACAATGTAAAAGCATttgtaattcagcctttggctgtgcaaaaaatgttttgaagtatcaataaagaccattattatttttatcatatcttgatttttttcagatGCCATCAGAAAGCAAGCCAAAAGAAACGGAACAATCGATGTCATCGGAGCTGATCGGTCTGATAGCAGTTCTGTGTGCCTGCTTCTCCAGTGGGTTTGCAGGGGTTTATTTTGAGAAGATTCTCAAAGGCACCAAGCAATCATTATGGCTCAGGAATATACAACTAGGTAGGTCTGGAGGATGGTTACGGCAATCCATCTCTTCATGGTGGTTATGTCTGCCTCTTTCGAGCCTGATGATTCTTcagtttctgtttctgtttgtggtaactcccgtaggaactcggcaggacagcattttttgctggtaaacgccaagctggcatataaccaattacctatgaaacgttTTTCGTCTAGGTttatcagtcatagtggctgacgttatagacgacagatatcactctcgggcctttttatcaaagtggagacaatggcagagttgggattcgaactcacaaccttgcgattatgagtccaatgctctaaccactggaccacacgaccccaCTTGCAAACTGTTCATTGTGTGTCAACCGCAGCCTAAATCCTTCCATGTGCTATTTACTCTTTATTTAATTGGAAATCTTTTGAAGTCTCCAAATTAATTATTtgtcttgcaattaattacaaatttgcaatttattgCTGATCTCCTTCTTGTGGTCAGGACTGTTGGGTAATTTGCTACAGCTTGAATCAGAGATTTTTACAAATTCTCAGGAAAGCCCCGGATTTTCCTGCATTACGCTCTGACCCCATGTCGAATGAAGGCCTGCCGATAGCATGCCACTGACTTGATTTCTGTGCAGATTCAATGCGGTAGAGTCTTTCCTTTTGAAGATACGATTCTAACTTTGCAAGAAAGTTTGCGAACTCGGCATAAAACCAcacatttcttcattaatttttatagCACATTTTTCTGCAACCTGTTCTTAAATCAGAGCTAAGCCAATGCATGCTCTGGATATATGGCACAGATTCCGCATTTCTAAGGGCATAATTTGACTTTTTTAGGAGATTTTGGAGATGAAATCCGAGCTTTATTGTGGTGAGTGATAGTGCCTGTGTATACAACGTGTTTGGTGTGCGTTGTGGTGATTGACTGTGCCGACTTGTAAGTTTGCCATGTCAGAGGTTAGCACATGTCGAATTCCGGGAGTGTACTCTAAGCGATATGCACAACATGAAATGGAAAACAAATCAGTTACTCCACTTCATCAGGTAAGCTTttgaattgttatttgtttttttcccATCCTAGAAGGCCTCCTGAGGGGTTTGTAAGTGTAGATGCCCTGGAGCTTTTTGTTTTACGCAAAGAGATCAGGATTTCTTTTACCTCACCCAGTGGCATCTCTATTTAAATGAtcattgattgcaaatattttcttagacccctcctcctcccccctgTGTGATATTGATTTGCAAAGGAAAAACCACTCAAATCCCTAGATACAGAGAGTTTTTCACATTAATGTTTCTTACCGTTTCATCTATCTCTTTAATACACTCTCCAGCTTTCTTTGGGGTAATCTTTGGTCTCGGTGGTGTTATAGGAAAAGACGGATCGAAGGTTGCGGAGGATGGTTTTCTTCAAGGATACCATACTATCACATGGGTAGTAGTGATATTACAGGTCAGTATTCACTACTGTTTTCTCTCAAtcagggaagcatttcatgaaatacataatcaatgattttcacttgctatttgttataagccattgaaatccttgcatctgattggctcagagccaATTTTTCAGTGAAAATGACTAACAAGAGGATTCATGAAACATTTTCCCTAGTTTTAATGCAAAGTCACATTCCAATAATGTGAATAGATAACAAAAAATGCATTGTAATGAAAATTACCTCAGGAGtggatttaaaagaaaaaaatcttcacaATAATCATGTTTTATAATATAATCTTTGCATACattggcattttttttccttgtacaTTTGTGTTGTATGAGCCTTATTTGTACATGATTTATTCGATAATTACTTTCCTCTCTTTGTTTTACTTATTGTTTCAGGCCCTTGGAGGTCTTATTATAGCAGCCGTTATCAAGTATGCAGATAATATATTGAAAGGATTCGCTACATCATTATCAATCATCTTATCAACAGTAATATCTTATTATCTGCTGCACGATTTTACTCCCTCAAGGTACGTATCTACTTTTTCAGGGCCCCCAAGCACtagcgtacagatgggggggcgTTGGGTGGCCAAGGACCCCATCAATTTTTATGACAAacgaaaaaaggagaggaagaagaggaaaaaactgaagtatgatatcattttctgaatatcaagCCCAAATCTGTTTtataaaaatagattttttgtATCAAAAAAGGAATTTTGTTTGCTCGTTTCCTTTGCTTGCTTGCtgcattttataatttttttgtcaaatacaCGTTGtctggccccctcaaaaatTTTTGGTCCATTATGGGCCACTGCCCTCAAGGAAATCAACTGTGATTTACTACCCCAAAACTAACAATAAATCACCAAAATGTTTCAGAAATGTGTAAGCACCAACCCATGTTTTCAAATGAATCCATATTCTTAGtactcatccccccccccccccggcacaTAGTTTTGCAATGAATTACATAATAGAAATGTCCAATGAAGATCATATTTGCATCCACATATTTGTCATACTCACTGTCCACCAGTCAGCATTGATGTTAGATGTTTCTTATTGGATTATGAAGAACAAAGCAAATATTCCTATTGATTATACATTTATTTCTATCATGTCATCGATGTTACCTGgtagaattaatttcttgaatgcagAGAGCACTGCTGATTAAGTTGTAGCTCGTGATAAAGCTGAGATGATTATATTATACCAGAAATTCAAAGAATAGTCCAAATATTCCACGAATTGCAGATCAGTGGAATATTGCTGGAATTCCattaaatataattatcattatctatccccaataaaaataaaagggggaaattttTACTTCAACGAGTCATGTCACTTGCCAAAATTAGTTTATATGGCCTCACTTCATAAGGCCATCATAGAAATGCAACTTAAATGTAGTTCATTGTGAAATCAATTGTCATTGTGCTCTATGCTGCGTATATTGCATTCATTGTTGTATCCATggtattattcatgtattcgcGCATGCGCGTTAGATTGTTGAATACGGTGTCATATTTAACAGCAAATTTTATAAGgaatatgcatttttaatgcATCGCTGAAACACTCTAAAAAGATGGTAATAATAGTTATACTTTGTATCCTCTTGCAAAAAGCACAACACAAATCCaggtatcattattattactacgtttttatttctctcttcaGCTATTTTTTCGTTGGAGCTGCATTTGTCATTTCAGCGACGTTTCTCTACGGCTACGTTCCCAAGGTAACTCTGGATCCCAAAGGATCAGATAATGTTTAGTCATAAGTGTCACGTTAAAAAACTTATACGAAATATTACACAACGGTCTCaacagtgtgtgtgtgtgaacaTGCATTGTGCAGCTATCTCTGGATGAGAATGATCACGCAATGT
Protein-coding sequences here:
- the LOC121423783 gene encoding UDP-N-acetylglucosamine transporter-like isoform X2, translated to MNTVKYNLKYVSLGVLIVQTTTLVLTMRYSRTYQSEGPRYLSSTAVVLAECMKIVACILLVYFQEGGRTIDGFAKVMREEIINKPIDSLKLAIPSGLYTLQNNLLFLALSHLDAATYQVTYQLKILTTAMFSVFMLGKQLNASKWISLILLMAGVALVQMPSESKPKETEQSMSSELIGLIAVLCACFSSGFAGVYFEKILKGTKQSLWLRNIQLAFFGVIFGLGGVIGKDGSKVAEDGFLQGYHTITWVVVILQALGGLIIAAVIKYADNILKGFATSLSIILSTVISYYLLHDFTPSSYFFVGAAFVISATFLYGYVPKKTET
- the LOC121423783 gene encoding UDP-N-acetylglucosamine transporter-like isoform X1, translated to MNTVKYNLKYVSLGVLIVQTTTLVLTMRYSRTYQSEGPRYLSSTAVVLAECMKIVACILLVYFQEGGRTIDGFAKVMREEIINKPIDSLKLAIPSGLYTLQNNLLFLALSHLDAATYQVTYQLKILTTAMFSVFMLGKQLNASKWISLILLMAGVALVQMPSESKPKETEQSMSSELIGLIAVLCACFSSGFAGVYFEKILKGTKQSLWLRNIQLAFFGVIFGLGGVIGKDGSKVAEDGFLQGYHTITWVVVILQALGGLIIAAVIKYADNILKGFATSLSIILSTVISYYLLHDFTPSSYFFVGAAFVISATFLYGYVPKVTLDPKGSDNV